One Cystobacter ferrugineus genomic window, CGCGGCCCCCTGCCCCCCAATGTGTGTCCTCGCAGGGGCGGACCGTGTGCGGATATCAATGCAAGACCAATGGCTCGCATGCCGCATGTGCCAAGACACCCTATGGGGTGTGTCAACTGCTGGCGGGCAACATCCATTGCTGGGATCCGCCCCGGGTCGCCATCGCCCACCCGGACAATTCGAGAACGAAGCCCGAGTGCAAGGAGATCCGGGGCAAGGTGGCCTGCGGCTACAACTGCCGGGTGGCCAATGGCGAAGTGGCCTGCAACAGCACGCCCCATGGCGTGTGCACCACCCATTTCGAGCGCCTCGTCTGCTGGGATCCGCCGGAGAGCGTCATCCACGAGAATGGCGCCGACACCCCCGAGCCCCGCTGCCTCACCGCCTCCGAGGCCGTGAGCTGTGGCTATGACTGCAAGTCCACGCGCACGGAGGTGCGGTGCGCCAGCACGCCCACGGGCGTGTGCCGGCTCGACAATGATCAAATCACCTGCTTCGATCCGCCATCGCTGTTGCACTGCGACCACAGCGCACCGCCGCCCCCGGCGAACTGACGCCCGTGACACTTCCGTCAGCCGTTGCTGACGGAGAGTTGACCCGAGCCTCCCGTGAACGCGTGTGAAGGTGCGCCCGCTCGTCACACCGGAGGCTCACATGACACTCAACCGTCGCAACTTCCTGCAGCTCTCGGCCGTCGGCGGAACGGCGCTCGCCCTGGGTCCGGCCTTCTGGCGTCAGGCCTATGCCGCTCCCGCCAGGCCCGGCACCAGCCCCTACGGAGCCCTGTCCGGCTCCGCCGATGCCAACGGCGTGCGGCTGCCCGCGGGCTTCTCCTCGCGCATCATCGCGCGCTCCGGCGCCCGGGTGGGCACCACCGGCTACGTCTGGCACGGAGCTCCGGACGGCGGAGCCTGCTTCTCCGTCCCGGGCGGCGGGTGGATCTACACCTCCAACTCCGAGAAGAGCCTGGGCACCGGCGGTGTCTCGGCCATCCGGTTCGATGGGGGCGGCTCCATCACCGGCGCCTACCGCATCCTCTCCAACACCACCTCCAACTGCGCCGGCGGCCGTACCCCCTGGGGCACCTGGCTGTCGTGCGAGGAGTACTCCGGCGGCCGCGTCTGGGAGTGCGATCCCACGCAGGCCTCGCAGGGCGTGGTGCGCCCCGCGCTCGGCACCTTCTCCCACGAGGCCGTCGCGGTGGACTCGGATGACTACCGGCTCTACCTCACCGAGGACAGCACCAGTGGCCGCTTCTACCGCTTCACCCCGTCCGCCTACCCCTCGCTCGCCGCGGGCACGCTCGAGGCCGCTCG contains:
- a CDS encoding alkaline phosphatase PhoX; protein product: MTLNRRNFLQLSAVGGTALALGPAFWRQAYAAPARPGTSPYGALSGSADANGVRLPAGFSSRIIARSGARVGTTGYVWHGAPDGGACFSVPGGGWIYTSNSEKSLGTGGVSAIRFDGGGSITGAYRILSNTTSNCAGGRTPWGTWLSCEEYSGGRVWECDPTQASQGVVRPALGTFSHEAVAVDSDDYRLYLTEDSTSGRFYRFTPSAYPSLAAGTLEAARVSGDPLTGATVTWEPVSASKPASQQSNASRTTVFNGGEGCWYDRGTVYFTTKGDNRVWAYTPASSRLEIIYDDNLYPNSPLTGVDNVTVSSSGDIFVAEDGGDLQICIITPERIVAPLLQLVGHNSSEITGPAFSPDGKRLYFSSQRGTTGTNGGGITFEVTGPFRT